DNA sequence from the Tissierella sp. MB52-C2 genome:
AAAATGACAAATAAACGAAAAAATAGAGGACAAGAATTTGGTAAGAAATTAAGAGCCAGATTTAATAGTTTCGAAGATGAAAATCCTAAAATTTTAAATGGTGTAGATTGGTATAATGAAACTATACCAACTAAAAATATAGACTTTGTTCATAATCCTATAGGTAGATTGAACAAAGATCCAAATTGTTTAAAAGAACTACTAAGGCTAGCTTCAAATGCAGAAGATTCAATACTTGTTCAAAGTCCATATATAATACCTTCAAGAAATATGAGGAATAAACTAAATATGTATGATATAGATTTAGAGAAAGTAAATATATTGACTAATTCCTTTGCATTAAGTCCAAATCCCTTGGCAGTTTCAGGATACGCAAATCATAGGAATAGAATAATAGATGCTAAGATAAGACTCTATGAATTTCAAGGGGAAGAATCTTTGCATACTAAAACTTATGTATTTGATAATAATATAAGTGTTGTAGGTTCCTTTAATTTCGATCATAGAAGCTCTTATATTAATACTGAATCTATGGTAATTATCCATAGTAAAGATTTTACAGAACAGTTAAAAGATACAATATCTGTAGATATAAATTGCAGCCTTCAGGTAGGCGAGGATTATAACTATATTCATGATGAATATGTTGATGAAAAAAATATATCGTTGATTAAAAAAGCCCTTATAACCATACTATCAAAAGGTGTATTCTTTGTAGAATACCTGTTATAAATAATAACTCCGATCTTTGAAGCCTGGCTTCGAAAATCGGAGTTATTGTATTATTATTTACTTGCTAATTCTATAAATCTATCTATATCTTTTTCTATTAATCTTAGTGAATTTCTGAAAAACTCTGGATCATGTACGTCTATATTCATTCTTAGAGCCACGTCTTTAATATTATTCTTACCTGTAGCATTTAGTAGTTCATCATATTCTTTTACAAATTCTTCTCCACGTTTTAGATATTCTGCATATAATCCTTTAGAGAATAATAGACCAAAAGCATATGGGAAGTTGTAGAAATTAAGTCCTGCTGAGTAATAATGAGGTTTATTTAGCCACATATATGGATGAAGAATATTATGGTCTAATCCATTACCATAAGCCTCTTTTTGTGCATCCATCATTATTTCTCTAAGCTCATTTACTGAAAGAGCATGGGTCTTTCTTCTTTCAAATAGCTCTGATTCAAATAAGAATCTACTATATATATCTACAATAACTTGACCCGCATCAGATATGGATGATTCTAATATACTTAAAGCTTCCTCGTCACTTGCTTCTTTTAAAGCTGCATTAACAACGATGGTTTCGCAGAATATGGAAGCTGTTTCTGCTATGGGCATAGGATATCTACTATTTAGTATAGATTCATCTCTCAAATTAAGTCCATGATAAGCATGACCTAATTCATGGGCTAAAGTAGTCATATTTGAGAAGCTGCCGTTGAAATTAGAAAGAATTCTACTTTCTTTTATAGGATGTAAATTGGAACAAAATGCTCCACCTCTTTTTCCTTCTCTAGGCTCTATATCTAACCAATTGTTTTTGTAGGCATTTTCAACGAAGTCTGCTAATCTATTGGAGAATGTTCTAAAGTTGCTGATTATATATTCCATGGCTTCGCTATAGGTAAAGGTTCTATTAACTTCTCCCATAGGTGCAAACATTTCATAAAATGGAAGTCCATCTTTATATCCGAGTAATTCAGCTTTCTTTCTATAGTATTTATGAAATACTGGAAGAAATTCTTTCATTGCTGTAAGCATGGCACCTAAAGTTTCTTCATCCATTCTAGATTTCACTAGAGTTTCATCTAAGGGAGATTTATATCCTCTCAATGATGAAGTAGTGATTACCTCACCTTTAATTCCATTTAATGCAGCCGCCGAAGATTCTTCTATTTTTTTATATGCTTTTAATTCAGCTTCATATCCTGCTTTCCTCTTTAGAGGATCCTTGTCATAAGCCAAGTTTCTAGCTGCTGGAAATGGTAATTGTTTGTCTTCTCCGTCTATATTTATATCTACCATAAGGGTTGATGATACCATATTTTGAAGATTTGACCATGCAGAAGAACCAGTATTAGACATCTTTGATATAAGTACTTCTTCTTTCTCACTAAGCAT
Encoded proteins:
- a CDS encoding phospholipase D family protein → MTKKIYLKTISKKIFNIYLIYIFIFSILIFAIHKPKEKQYREFTNLNESFIEDSGQDRVALVEERTDAYLSRLNIVGNAKKTLDISYYLLSDGVSTETFLGGILDAADRGIEVRILLDGLFHNLRGDLGDTIYTFKEHPNIQLKLYEPFNFLTPWTWNNRLHDKFIIADSEIAIIGGRNIGDKYFLQDSTEIELVDDRDVLIFNDNPSNNSNSVIYKMEKYYNDLWNYDYSKPVAKKMTNKRKNRGQEFGKKLRARFNSFEDENPKILNGVDWYNETIPTKNIDFVHNPIGRLNKDPNCLKELLRLASNAEDSILVQSPYIIPSRNMRNKLNMYDIDLEKVNILTNSFALSPNPLAVSGYANHRNRIIDAKIRLYEFQGEESLHTKTYVFDNNISVVGSFNFDHRSSYINTESMVIIHSKDFTEQLKDTISVDINCSLQVGEDYNYIHDEYVDEKNISLIKKALITILSKGVFFVEYLL
- a CDS encoding M3 family oligoendopeptidase, producing the protein MRWSLDELYTSFDSKEYTSDLEKFDNLIVEYSKWADESLNYTDNPVEKMEKFIEYSKELSSLSSKLFSFASLTNAVEAKNEDALKYLDRLRVKSSDLTKPDVKFQDFMKDINNLDGIIDSSELLKEHKFYLEQIKDRTKYMLSEKEEVLISKMSNTGSSAWSNLQNMVSSTLMVDINIDGEDKQLPFPAARNLAYDKDPLKRKAGYEAELKAYKKIEESSAAALNGIKGEVITTSSLRGYKSPLDETLVKSRMDEETLGAMLTAMKEFLPVFHKYYRKKAELLGYKDGLPFYEMFAPMGEVNRTFTYSEAMEYIISNFRTFSNRLADFVENAYKNNWLDIEPREGKRGGAFCSNLHPIKESRILSNFNGSFSNMTTLAHELGHAYHGLNLRDESILNSRYPMPIAETASIFCETIVVNAALKEASDEEALSILESSISDAGQVIVDIYSRFLFESELFERRKTHALSVNELREIMMDAQKEAYGNGLDHNILHPYMWLNKPHYYSAGLNFYNFPYAFGLLFSKGLYAEYLKRGEEFVKEYDELLNATGKNNIKDVALRMNIDVHDPEFFRNSLRLIEKDIDRFIELASK